Proteins encoded by one window of Ostrinia nubilalis chromosome 23, ilOstNubi1.1, whole genome shotgun sequence:
- the LOC135083242 gene encoding juvenile hormone epoxide hydrolase-like, whose product MAKKEKTKETKEVSKKDKSVDKKKKSDRKNVERKKCSSLDCALQISSILALVTAALLYIMYKNMTAVPELPQLDYNEWWGPNESQSDSISTAVRPYRIVFSEAMIVDLQYRMEEYRKFVKPKTFTDAGWTYGVNSEAFAAFFADWVFRYKFIERERFLNKFDHFKTNIQGLDIHFVHVKPKVEKNVKVLPLLLLHGWPGSVREFYDAFPLLTTVRPGCDFVFEVIAPSLPGFGFSDATTRQGLSATKIAVILRNLMKRLGHDQFYVQGGDFGHIIGSSMATLFPKEVIGFHTNLPYVKSSLSVLVWILGGLWPSLVEKEFTDRLYPVKDKVEFFLEESGYFHMHSTKPDTLGIALHESPAGLAAYILEKFVLATTKEGKYKQDGGIVDVFSNEDLLDNIMMYWVPGTITTSMRLYKEMAVNSKLEAAINLIPTDVPTWSLRLKHEIFFAPEFILRWKYPNLLGTTTLEEGGHFAAFEKPAIFSDDIFKAVKQFQQFHKTR is encoded by the exons ATGGCTAAAAAAGAAAAGAcgaaagaaacaaaagaagtttCTAAGAAGGATAAAAGTGTggataagaaaaaaaagagTGATAGAAAAAATGTGGAAAGAAAAAAGTGTAGCAGCTTAGAC TGCGCACTCCAAATATCTTCGATCTTGGCCCTAGTCACAGCAGCGCTACTGTACATAATGTACAAGAACATGACTGCAGTGCCTGAGCTACCACAGCTTGACTACAACGAGTGGTGGGGCCCCAACGAGTCACAGTCAGACTCCATCAGCACTGCTGTGAGACCGTACAGGATTGTATTCTCTGAAGCT ATGATAGTAGACCTCCAATACAGGATGGAAGAGTACCGGAAGTTCGTCAAGCCAAAAACCTTCACCGACGCTGGCTGGACCTATGGAGTCAACTCTGAAGCCTTCGCAGCCTTCTTCGCCGATTGGGTCTTCAGATATAAGTTCATTGAGAGAGAGAGGTTCTTGAACAAGTTCGACCATTTCAAGACGAATATCCAAGGCCTGGATATACACTTCGTGCATGTGAAGCCGAAAGTAGAAAAGAATGTGAAG GTCTTACCTCTACTACTTCTTCATGGATGGCCTGGATCAGTGCGTGAGTTCTACGACGCGTTTCCACTTCTGACGACCGTCAGACCCGGGTGTGATTTTGTGTTCGAAGTCATCGCTCCAAGTCTTCCAGGATTTGGCTTCTCAGAT GCAACTACTCGCCAAGGCTTATCAGCTACGAAGATTGCTGTCATCTTGAGAAATCTGATGAAGCGCCTTGGCCATGACCAGTTCTACGTCCAAGGGGGTGATTTTGGTCATATCATCGGATCTTCTATGGCCACTTTATTCCCCAAAGAAGTTATTGGTTTCCACACTAACCTGCCTTATGTCAAGTCTAGCTTGTCCGTTCTAGTTTGGATCCTTGGTGGACTTTGGCCATCTTTGGTAGAAAAAGAATTTACAGATAGACTCTACCCGGTAAAGGATAAGGTAGAGTTCTTTTTGGAGGAGTCTGGGTATTTCCACATGCATTCTACTAAGCCTGATACTCTTG GTATCGCTCTCCACGAGTCCCCAGCCGGACTTGCCGCGTACATTCTAGAAAAGTTCGTCTTAGCTACAACCAAAGAGGGGAAGTACAAACAAGATGGTGGCATTGTAGACGTGTTCTCAAATGAGGATTTGCTTGACAATATCATGATGTACTGGGTGCCAGGAACGATTACAACGTCCATGAGACTTTATAAGGAAATGGCAGTGAATTCGAAATTAGAAGCGGCTATTAATTT AATACCAACAGACGTACCAACATGGTCCCTTAGATTGAAGCATGAGATATTCTTCGCCCCAGAATTCATACTCAGATGGAAATACCCGAACCTATTAGGAACCACCACTCTTGAAGAAGGTGGTCACTTTGCTGCATTCGAGAAACCTGCCATCTTCTCCGATGACATATTCAAAGCTGTAAAGCAGTTCCAGCAGTTTCATAAGACGAGATAA